A single region of the Phycisphaerae bacterium RAS1 genome encodes:
- the ubiE_3 gene encoding Demethylmenaquinone methyltransferase, with protein sequence MSRIWDLRARFYDVCEGSQLRRGPHKAALFRDMSGRVLFEAVGTGVDIQHFPPDREIIAIDISEEMLRRARPRAERYRGRLELTRMDAQELEFPDDYFDTVVTSCTMCSVPDPRRALSEIHRVLRPGGQLLMFEHVRSRNPVLGLVLDLMTLWTRWSGTEMNRDTLRNVQLAGFRITRVQSAYLDIILAIRAVREEIRADPPGFVGRTEPRRASKELRVRHS encoded by the coding sequence ATGTCGCGAATCTGGGATCTGCGGGCGAGGTTCTACGACGTGTGCGAGGGCTCGCAGCTTCGCCGCGGGCCGCACAAGGCCGCCCTGTTTCGGGACATGTCCGGTCGCGTGCTCTTCGAAGCGGTCGGCACGGGCGTCGATATCCAACACTTCCCGCCCGACCGCGAGATCATCGCCATCGACATCAGCGAGGAGATGCTGCGGCGCGCGAGACCTCGCGCTGAGCGCTACCGGGGAAGGCTCGAACTTACGCGAATGGACGCGCAGGAGCTGGAGTTTCCCGACGACTACTTCGACACCGTCGTGACGTCCTGCACGATGTGCTCGGTGCCTGATCCCCGTCGTGCGCTGAGCGAGATTCACCGGGTTCTACGGCCCGGCGGCCAGCTCCTGATGTTTGAGCACGTGCGCAGCCGCAACCCCGTCTTGGGTCTCGTCTTGGATTTGATGACGCTGTGGACGCGATGGAGCGGCACCGAGATGAACCGCGACACGCTGCGCAACGTGCAGTTGGCAGGCTTTCGCATCACGCGCGTGCAGAGCGCATACTTGGACATCATCCTCGCCATTCGCGCCGTGAGAGAGGAAATTCGCGCCGACCCACCCGGGTTCGTGGGAAGGACGGAGCCACGGCGCGCATCTAAAGAACTGAGAGTCAGACACTCGTGA